Below is a genomic region from Carboxydocella sporoproducens DSM 16521.
GTTTAAAAAATGTTAGGAGGCGATATTAGTCATTAAGGATGCGCTGGAAACAGGAAATAATGCCATAATAGCAAGAAGGCATGAGCTGAATCCTAATATGGTCAGCCGCTGGCCAAGAGAATACAAACAAGGCAAACATCAATCTGTGTCAGTGGGTCATTCAACTATTAATGAAATTTATCCTGATTACAAGCAGCTTGCTAAGGAAAATGAGCAGCTAA
It encodes:
- a CDS encoding transposase, which encodes METGNNAIIARRHELNPNMVSRWPREYKQGKHQSVSVGHSTINEIYPDYKQLAKENEQLKKLLGEKDGK